The following coding sequences lie in one uncultured Methanobrevibacter sp. genomic window:
- a CDS encoding NADH-dependent flavin oxidoreductase: MKDIFDECQFGDLKLNSRIVRTGTWETETEEGGFLTPAIFDRYEKIAGSGTGLIVSEIFALDHKDRFFPYSTSLNYRGFIKDYKMVTDIAHNHDVPILGQLAFFYYDDGENQKVEANDISQDGIRKLQAEVIMAAKKFSFAGFDGIQINMGNNFYLARFMNPYFNQRTDKYGGNTENRVRISAEIIKVIKKTMDMHVSCRINPWDVRKGGITADESIAIACELEKAGADSIQLTARTISQIYDKGVKHPFLIYVDDLIDAVDIPVVLGGSLREMSKINDVLNNSKVEFVSMSKPFVAQADFLADWKANGEGVAICQSCNNCYSKKTSTCFKY, encoded by the coding sequence ATGAAGGATATTTTTGATGAATGTCAATTTGGAGATTTAAAACTTAATAGCCGCATAGTCAGAACAGGTACTTGGGAAACAGAAACAGAAGAAGGCGGATTTTTAACCCCTGCAATATTTGACAGATATGAAAAAATAGCAGGTAGCGGCACAGGTTTAATTGTATCTGAGATATTTGCCCTTGACCATAAAGACAGATTTTTCCCTTATTCAACAAGTTTGAATTACAGAGGTTTTATTAAGGATTATAAGATGGTTACTGATATTGCACACAATCATGATGTTCCAATTTTAGGTCAACTGGCATTTTTCTACTATGATGATGGTGAAAACCAAAAGGTGGAGGCTAATGATATATCTCAGGATGGAATCAGAAAATTGCAGGCAGAAGTAATAATGGCTGCTAAAAAATTCTCATTTGCAGGATTTGACGGAATTCAAATAAATATGGGAAATAATTTTTACTTAGCTCGTTTTATGAACCCTTATTTCAATCAAAGAACCGATAAATATGGGGGAAATACTGAAAATCGTGTTAGAATTTCTGCTGAAATTATCAAGGTCATTAAAAAGACAATGGATATGCATGTAAGCTGCAGAATCAATCCGTGGGATGTTAGAAAAGGCGGAATTACAGCTGATGAAAGTATAGCTATTGCATGTGAACTTGAAAAGGCAGGTGCAGATAGCATCCAGTTAACCGCACGTACAATTTCACAGATTTATGATAAAGGTGTTAAACATCCATTTTTGATATATGTCGATGATTTAATTGATGCTGTTGATATTCCTGTCGTATTGGGAGGATCTTTAAGGGAAATGTCTAAAATCAATGATGTGCTTAATAACTCAAAAGTAGAGTTTGTTTCAATGTCTAAACCTTTTGTAGCACAGGCTGACTTTTTGGCTGACTGGAAAGCTAATGGTGAAGGGGTTGCAATTTGTCAAAGTTGCAATAACTGTTATTCTAAAAAGACTAGTACTTGTTTTAAATATTAA
- the oadA gene encoding sodium-extruding oxaloacetate decarboxylase subunit alpha, with protein MAKVRFTETALRDAHQSLLATRMRTRDMIPIAEEMDNVGYFSVEAWGGATFDTCIRYLNEDPWERLRQLKSEFNKTPIQMLLRGQNLVGYKHYPDDVVTKFVEKSYENGVDIFRIFDALNDIRNMEKAIKVAKDQGAHVQGTISYTISPVHTIDDFVSLAKDLEALDCDSVAIKDMAGLITPTAAYELVSKLKEETDLLVDLHSHCTSGMTPISYYAACQAGVDVLDTAISPLAWGTSQPPTESLVAALQGTPYDTGLDLKLLSHIKKYFDDIKLKYAGILDPISESIDADVLLYQIPGGMLSNLISQLKEQNALDRYSDVLDEMPRVRKDMGYPPLVTPTSQIVGIQSVMNVLGGERYKTVSNEVKEYMKGMYGKPPAPVNPEVAKRVIGDDEVITCRPADLLEPEFDKYKTEGESEGFVKSDEDALTYALYPPIAPKFLKGEGVEEPLKPPVSLDENEAIGIPTEYNVEVDGDVFEVKIMPTGFMEIGEGESGPAKPVGEIEGGVISTMQGMIIKLNVNVGDKVEKGSTICVIEAMKMENDIQSEVDGVVEEIFIEEGDAVSNGDILMVIK; from the coding sequence ATGGCAAAAGTAAGATTTACAGAAACAGCACTTCGTGATGCTCACCAATCTTTGCTTGCAACTAGAATGAGAACAAGAGATATGATTCCTATTGCTGAGGAGATGGATAATGTAGGATATTTCTCTGTTGAAGCTTGGGGTGGAGCTACTTTTGATACTTGTATTAGATATTTGAACGAAGATCCATGGGAAAGATTAAGGCAATTAAAATCTGAATTTAACAAAACTCCTATTCAAATGCTTTTAAGGGGACAAAACCTTGTTGGTTATAAACATTATCCTGATGATGTTGTTACCAAATTTGTAGAAAAATCATATGAAAACGGGGTTGACATATTTAGGATTTTTGATGCTTTAAACGATATTAGGAACATGGAAAAAGCAATTAAAGTTGCTAAAGACCAAGGGGCACATGTTCAGGGTACTATAAGTTATACCATAAGTCCGGTACACACAATCGATGACTTCGTCAGTCTGGCAAAAGATTTGGAAGCACTTGACTGTGATTCAGTAGCTATTAAGGATATGGCCGGTTTAATCACTCCGACTGCAGCTTATGAATTGGTATCAAAACTTAAAGAAGAAACTGATTTGCTTGTAGATTTGCACAGTCATTGTACCAGTGGTATGACTCCAATCAGTTATTATGCTGCATGTCAGGCAGGCGTTGATGTTTTGGATACAGCAATTTCACCTCTTGCATGGGGAACAAGTCAGCCTCCAACAGAAAGTCTTGTTGCCGCTCTTCAAGGAACTCCTTATGACACTGGTCTTGATTTAAAATTATTGTCTCATATTAAAAAATACTTTGATGATATCAAATTGAAATATGCAGGAATCCTTGATCCGATTTCTGAAAGTATTGATGCGGATGTATTGTTATACCAAATTCCTGGAGGAATGCTTTCAAACCTCATATCTCAACTCAAAGAGCAAAATGCTCTTGACAGATACAGTGATGTATTGGATGAAATGCCTCGTGTAAGAAAAGATATGGGATATCCACCACTCGTAACTCCAACAAGTCAGATTGTTGGTATTCAATCAGTAATGAACGTGTTAGGTGGAGAAAGGTATAAAACTGTGTCCAATGAAGTAAAAGAATACATGAAAGGAATGTACGGTAAACCTCCTGCACCTGTAAATCCGGAAGTTGCTAAAAGGGTCATTGGTGATGATGAAGTAATCACATGCAGGCCTGCAGATTTACTTGAACCTGAATTTGACAAATATAAAACAGAAGGTGAATCAGAAGGATTTGTCAAATCTGATGAAGATGCATTGACCTATGCATTATACCCACCAATCGCTCCTAAATTCCTTAAAGGTGAAGGTGTGGAAGAACCTCTCAAACCCCCAGTATCTCTCGATGAAAACGAAGCTATCGGAATTCCAACAGAATATAATGTTGAAGTTGATGGAGATGTCTTTGAAGTTAAAATCATGCCTACAGGATTCATGGAAATTGGCGAAGGCGAAAGCGGACCAGCCAAACCTGTTGGAGAAATTGAAGGCGGAGTTATCTCTACAATGCAGGGTATGATAATCAAACTCAACGTAAATGTTGGAGATAAAGTTGAAAAAGGTTCTACAATCTGTGTTATTGAAGCTATGAAGATGGAAAATGACATTCAATCCGAAGTTGACGGTGTTGTTGAGGAAATCTTTATTGAAGAAGGTGACGCAGTAAGTAATGGCGATATTTTAATGGTAATCAAATAG
- a CDS encoding inositol-3-phosphate synthase, producing MEKIKIAIVGIGNCASSLIQGIHYYDGKNPEDAIGLMHWEIGGYKPSDIDVVAAFDVDARKVGKTIDEAIFAKPNCTTVFQEDIPKYDVKVSMGHVLDGVADHMSNYDDEYTFVVSDAEPVDVVSVLKQSGAEILVNYLPVGSEEAARYYAQCALDAGIAYVNCMPVFIVSDDEWDAKFREKGIPIVGDDIKAQIGATITHRTLASLFMDRGVKLDKTYQINTGGNTDFLNMLNRERLDSKKESKTEAVQSVLTQRMDDRDIHIGPSDYVPWQNDNKLCFLRMEGRTFGDVPMNIELRLSVEDSPNSAGCVIDAVRCCKIGLERGIGGQLTSISSYTMKHPPVQYTDDEAYENVEKFISGELER from the coding sequence TTGGAGAAAATTAAAATAGCTATTGTTGGAATAGGTAACTGTGCAAGTTCACTTATTCAAGGAATTCATTATTATGATGGTAAAAATCCAGAAGATGCAATAGGGCTCATGCATTGGGAAATTGGAGGATACAAACCAAGCGATATTGATGTTGTTGCAGCTTTTGATGTTGATGCAAGGAAAGTTGGAAAAACTATAGATGAAGCAATTTTTGCAAAACCTAATTGTACAACTGTTTTCCAAGAGGATATTCCTAAATATGATGTTAAAGTAAGTATGGGACATGTTTTAGATGGTGTTGCTGACCACATGTCTAATTATGATGATGAATATACTTTTGTTGTAAGTGACGCAGAGCCTGTTGATGTCGTAAGCGTTTTAAAGCAAAGCGGTGCTGAAATTTTGGTAAACTATTTGCCTGTAGGTTCTGAAGAGGCCGCAAGATATTATGCTCAATGTGCTCTTGATGCAGGAATTGCATATGTAAACTGTATGCCTGTATTTATAGTAAGTGATGATGAATGGGATGCTAAATTCAGAGAAAAAGGTATTCCTATTGTTGGTGACGATATTAAAGCTCAAATTGGTGCTACTATCACTCACAGAACACTAGCTAGCTTATTCATGGATAGGGGTGTAAAATTAGATAAAACCTATCAAATCAATACTGGTGGTAACACTGACTTTTTAAACATGCTCAATCGTGAAAGATTGGACTCTAAAAAAGAATCTAAAACCGAAGCGGTTCAGTCTGTTTTAACTCAAAGAATGGATGACAGAGATATTCACATTGGTCCTAGTGATTATGTCCCATGGCAAAATGATAATAAATTATGCTTCCTCAGGATGGAAGGCCGTACATTTGGGGATGTTCCAATGAACATTGAACTCAGATTAAGTGTTGAAGACTCTCCAAACTCTGCAGGATGTGTTATTGATGCTGTAAGATGCTGTAAAATTGGTTTGGAAAGAGGTATTGGTGGACAATTAACTTCTATTTCTTCATACACCATGAAACACCCTCCAGTACAATACACTGATGATGAAGCATATGAAAATGTTGAAAAATTCATTTCCGGCGAATTGGAAAGATAA